TGTTTCTTGTCACGACTCTGCATCCACCCAAAACATTCCACCAACCccattaagaaaaaaagaagttatcTTTTTTCCCCTCAAATTGGTTGAATTGTAGGGTTGTTTGTGAAGGGTAGATAGGAAAAGAGAAGGGAAGAAATTTCTCCACCCTCTGAAAGAGAAGATCCGAATGGCTTCGCAATGCAAAGAGGTGATGAccataaataaacaaaagatgaaaaaagaGTGTGTGGGGAACTGGGAACTGCTAAAACAGACAAGAAACACAAAATGCAAATGCTTTTGGTCCTTTGAAGAAACTGCTTTTTGCTCTCATTTCGAGCTGTAGGCTCCTCAACGGCAGTGCTAGTACACTTTTTCTTGCATCGGGGAACTCAAATTCCATCAGgccacacacacaaaatcaCACACCCGCTGTGTGTGTGAGACAGTGGGGAAAGGGCCTAGTCCAGGGTCTTATCGCTATCAAATTGGTTAGCAGTAACAGCCAACCAAAAAGTGTTGTCTGCAAGTACAAAGGTCAGAGCTCCATTCCTGGGCAGTAAATGTAAGCGATCCCAATATCTCTCTCATTGTACAGTCGgtatatacattattaatgTTCGTTGCACAAATTAATGTAGACTGCTTGTTTCTGAGCTACATGTACTAACAGCATGTAGAAGTGTCCTGTAGTAATGCTATTCTCCAAAGTTTGATTAATTCATCGCATGCACCGGCCGCTATCATGTTTCCACTGCTTTGGATCAGGTTTCATTGACGGGAACTGTCTTATTGTTGAAATGCTTAAGTAGAAATTCTTATTGTACGTACTGATTGGATTTTATGTTGCATTTTTGTATTGCATTTATCTGAAACCGATTTTAAACTGCAATGTCGTCAAACTTAAACATTGAAATCCCACTTCTCATTAAATATTCATTCATTTCACATACTCCGATTGGATCAACAAGTGGTATGTATGAATGGTTATCACATACACTTTCGTCTAACCGCCCAGTGTGTTTAACATATTCAGGAACTTGAATTGAATCCTTTGCTCATTGGTGTGATACTATGTGCATAAACCTACAGAAAGTTGGTGTCTGGAATTGATTGGAAACAGCTTTGAACTCTCTTTATGTTAAGAAGATAACGATCCACAACCCATGTGCGTAAAAGAGCAAAACTTATGGTCCATCCTTAGAATATGTAAAAGTTTGTTGCTGTGGTGAATCTGCAATGAAATCTTCCTCTGATACATCAAATCAAGAAACCCTTTATAATGACTCCTTTTATCAGTAGCATAAGGTAATGTGCAGAGGGATAGAAGATAGTGGGATTTCTGCTGTTGGTGTTTTGTCAATGTATGGAAAGCCATTTGTGCCTTTCCCCATATCCTCActaatttctttcttgtctCAATCCACACGCTCTATTCTGCCTTTTGCCCCTCGTAATTCTTTTCTGTTGGTGTATTTTGACCTTTGTAAGGCTGAGAGGAATCAccattttttctcattagtattctttttcattaGATTGTTTGGTAGATATTGAACaaccatttctttttaaaatttaaattattagagaCAAAGATTTTACTAATAGCGGTGacggattaaatatatatatattttttaataaaatcagtCACCGCTATCACTACTAGCGATAactaattaagtatttttttttacaaaaattgtggcaccgcTTTTAAGACAGCGGTGCGAcgcaaaattttaagaatctCATTTTCACTGCAAttccttattttattttattttattttgacaatttttaaataattgccCCTTATTATTAAGTCTAATGGGCCTAAAGGTATTGGGCTAAATGTGAGAACAGCCCAGTACTCCCACTCGACCTATCAAATGACCACTAAAATCTCCGCCGTAGATTTCAAATACAACTTGAGAAAAACATCTTAACCGTTCAATCTAGGGCTGCAAACAATTCGACTTATATGCCTCTCTCTCGCCACTGCAAGCTTCTTCTCTGCTTCAGCCACCCCAAAGCCGAGAACTCCAGAATCCAAGAAGTTGATTGAAGTGGGAAATGGTGCAGCGGCTGACGTACAGGAAGCGGCATAGCTATGCCACGAAATCCAACCAACACCGGGTCGTCAAAACACCCGGTAATAACCCATACGAAAACCTTTACTCAAATGTATTTTACGTGTTCTGCTTTGATTTCTGTTTATTAGGTTAAACGGgttggatttgatttttttctggTTAAATGTGttcttttagcttttttgTTCTCCCCCTGCAATTGGCTTCCTCTTGTAGGTGGGTATTGTTAATTAGATTGATAGAGTATGTGTTGTGTGTGAAAAATAGGTGGGAAGCTAGTATACCAGAGTACTAAGAAAAGAGCAAGCGGTCCGAAATGCCCTGTTACTGGCAAGAGAATCCAAGGGGTATGtatacttcaattttaattctttcgATATGTCTATCTTAATGTGCTTCTATGGAATGTAAGATCACTTCTTTCTAGGATTTTGTTGTAGTAAGCAAAATCATGTATTATTGCAGCGTGCAAGAGTTTTCCTTTCGAAAAAAGCTTGCAtagtgtttggtttcatttttggcCCATCTGTGAGATGGGCggagatgggccaaaacatgGACAACGTTTGCCTTTATTTGTTTTGGATGTTTTGGTGATCATTTACAGTGTCCTGAATAGTTCGTATGctgtttgaaatttgaattggtTATCAACGAAATCCAcacaagtttaaaaaaaatttccttgCTACATCTAGGTTCTGAATGCGTAGACAAAACCGTTGGGTTTTGTGGATAGCTTTAATGGATGACCATTTTAGTGGTGttattattttggaattttatgtTCAAGCATTCATGGAagtcttaattttattttatttttttactttttccatCTGGAGCTACTTGATTGttatgactaaatttgtaGTTCCATAAGCTACAGTTATGGTGCATGAAGCATGTTCATGTTTGGTTTAAATTATGCCCTGACtggttatatataaataagagtgCAGCAGTGATTTGTGTCCTTAATTGTAACCTGAGTACTTGGGGGAGGATGAGATTGCTAAAAATCTAGCTCTCTGATTTGAGaataatatgatatgatgCTCGGGAGTTAGTTTGATGTCCTTTTATGTTTTATGATTCTGAAATATGGTATTCTTCCTCTTTTGaagtttattatttgaatcCATTCTCACCAATTTTCCATATTTACAGATTCCTCACTTGAGACCTGCTGAGTACAAGAGGTCTAGATTATCCAGAAATCGGAGGACTGTCAACCGTCCATATGGCGGCGTATTGTCTGGCGGTGCTGTGAGGGAAAGGTTGGTTGTTTCATTAATTGAATGACTGCCATTTATCATACACAGTTCTGCTTTCTTTTATCTAATGTCTGAGATCGTCTCTCCTTGTGTTTTGAAGGATCATTAGAGCTTTTTTGGTGGAAGAACAAAAGATTGTGAAGAAGGTTTTGAAGATAcagaaagcaaaagaaaagcttGCTGCTAAGAGCTAAAGTGCACTGGTGCTGAGATAGTGTCAGAAAAAATTAGCCAAGGATTATGGAATTGTATTGTGAGGTTTAAAAGCTTACTACTATCTGTATTTTGTTGGGATTCTTTGGAATATGACTTTTGATTTTCCTTAGTTTGTTGAGAAATCTGTGATGCTAGGTTTTTGGGTTGGGTTTTCAGTGATGGCAATTAACTTTGGATTGCTTTTATGTGATTTAAAGTTTTGGTCTCATTGATTTTAAGTCATTGTATTTCCTTCGTTGGTGGGTTTTAATTGGTTGATTTTGAATTGGCTGCATACTGTTGTTTCTGAGGCTGGAGGAACTTGTGCTAGGCCTCTGTTGTCTACTCTCGTTAACCTAGAGGAACTCACAAGCTGATGCAATGTTTCCCAATAATATATGGAAGtatattgattttcatttgCATGCGTTACTTATGGACAGAATTTAAAATGTGAAGATTAAACTTTTTCTGGTCACTGCACAAGACTTTTGTTGTATCCTAGTGTGAATCTTTGTTCAGAAAACGTACAATATCCATCCTAAGATCACTGCAATCGTATGTTTTAAGATTTGTTGATGCAAGTAAGACCAACATTAGGTCCTCCCAGAATTTACTCGTGGAATCTGGCAATCTTCTGTGAAAATGTAACTCGTTTCTCCATCTCATGCTGCACAGATGATGTTCTGCGCAAATGTGGGCTCAGAGACATTTTTGTCCCAATAGTGTATCAAAGGAATGCAGTTTTATGTTGTTACGaagcctttttcttttttgcctaCTGATCACTTGGAATGATCTCTCAAATCTCCCTAGAGGTTGGCATCTATGTCGCTTGTTTCATCAAACAGCGGAGCCGGAATGCATGAATTGTGCAAATTTGTTTAGATTCTGTtgtgggacaaaaaatactctGATTTTCTGTAGTAGACTTTCAAGAAGA
This genomic window from Sesamum indicum cultivar Zhongzhi No. 13 linkage group LG12, S_indicum_v1.0, whole genome shotgun sequence contains:
- the LOC105175516 gene encoding 60S ribosomal protein L34 — protein: MVQRLTYRKRHSYATKSNQHRVVKTPGGKLVYQSTKKRASGPKCPVTGKRIQGIPHLRPAEYKRSRLSRNRRTVNRPYGGVLSGGAVRERIIRAFLVEEQKIVKKVLKIQKAKEKLAAKS